In Halapricum desulfuricans, a single window of DNA contains:
- a CDS encoding universal stress protein yields MTESVLQRTIVPVADPDDAAATTEAVASHVDDVGGTVIAVHVIEKAGGALDKASVEQREQAARDLFAVVRDGLSDTDITLETEILYGTDVAQTLIDAAHDLDASAIVFTPRGGSRWQKLLSGDVTHHLLNNTDVPILAFPEEDVSES; encoded by the coding sequence ATGACTGAATCAGTCCTCCAGCGAACCATTGTTCCAGTAGCTGATCCTGACGACGCAGCGGCGACTACAGAGGCAGTCGCTTCGCACGTTGACGACGTGGGTGGGACCGTGATCGCCGTCCACGTCATCGAAAAAGCCGGTGGTGCGCTCGATAAAGCCTCAGTTGAACAGCGTGAGCAGGCGGCACGAGACCTATTCGCTGTTGTCAGGGACGGCCTCAGCGATACTGATATCACCCTCGAAACGGAGATTCTGTACGGCACCGATGTCGCACAGACGCTCATCGATGCGGCTCACGATCTCGACGCAAGTGCTATTGTGTTTACACCACGCGGTGGGAGTCGCTGGCAGAAATTGTTAAGTGGTGACGTTACGCACCACCTCCTCAACAACACCGACGTCCCGATCCTGGCCTTTCCCGAGGAAGACGTGAGTGAATCATGA
- a CDS encoding potassium channel family protein yields the protein MYIIIVGAGDIGTPLIDIATRSGNEVVVIERDAQRADAVAGEHDCLVLNADATSKETLSDAGAERADAIISTTDQDATNVMVCLLAEEFDIPAITSVVHNPEHMNLFRQIGVNTIENPQQLIAGHLYRAVARPAIVDYMRIGDQAEVFEITVTEDAPVAGKTLTEAGKEGILSDDVLIVAIEREDNNKPITPRGKTRIKANDLLTVYSASGADPELTDIFGHYEDRTV from the coding sequence ATGTACATCATCATTGTTGGCGCAGGCGATATCGGAACACCACTGATAGATATTGCGACTCGCTCCGGAAACGAGGTTGTAGTGATCGAGAGAGACGCACAGAGAGCCGACGCCGTCGCTGGCGAGCACGACTGCCTGGTGCTCAATGCGGATGCCACGTCGAAAGAAACGCTCAGCGACGCCGGGGCCGAGCGGGCTGACGCGATTATCTCGACGACTGACCAGGACGCGACGAACGTTATGGTTTGTCTGCTCGCGGAGGAATTCGATATTCCGGCAATTACGTCAGTCGTTCACAATCCAGAGCACATGAATCTCTTCCGCCAGATCGGCGTGAATACGATCGAAAACCCGCAGCAACTCATTGCCGGACACCTGTATCGGGCAGTCGCCAGGCCAGCTATCGTCGATTACATGCGGATCGGCGATCAGGCAGAGGTCTTCGAAATCACGGTCACAGAGGACGCACCGGTTGCTGGAAAGACACTCACTGAAGCTGGTAAAGAGGGGATCCTGTCGGACGATGTCTTGATTGTTGCCATTGAACGTGAGGATAACAACAAACCAATAACACCGCGCGGGAAGACGCGAATCAAAGCGAACGATCTATTAACAGTCTATTCCGCATCCGGGGCCGACCCCGAACTTACAGACATTTTCGGACATTACGAAGACCGAACGGTATAA
- a CDS encoding TrkH family potassium uptake protein, with amino-acid sequence MLKVDTKAVGRDVGRIVQAISLMMVVSIFVAAVNAEFYAIPAFVVSAIVMAGIGTGLVWQYRGADPPEKREAMVTAASAWALIGVLGGLPFLLIAWTIQIDPFPVWTNTPPMDSTTEVFLRPLDAVFESMSGFTGTGLTMAAVEEELPRSLHWWRSFIEWVGGVGVIVLTVAILRRGGGRSGSYTLYESEARSEKIHPSIVTTVREIWKIFVGLTLGSIILFVLVGMPLWDAINHGMTGIATGGFSVHADSIGHYGSPLIEYATVPVMVAGSIAFPVHYLIFKGEIRNFYTDLQTRWVFIWFTIGSLLLTVILYANGQYSSLEETFRISLFQFVSATSNTGFGSTTIGGGTEQVWSAGATLLACVGMLTGAAAGSTVSGLKLIRVATLVKGTVWQIQEVFHPSSAIRYMNIDGRRLDEEQAQREYTEATVVFVLWLTFLAIGVTVLLRVLSPAHPLEYVIFDVMSAQSNVGLDSGITGPTMPAPAKGMLIINMWVGRLEIIPVAVLVGSLLQRLNLYR; translated from the coding sequence ATGTTGAAAGTAGATACGAAGGCTGTCGGACGTGACGTTGGACGGATCGTGCAGGCGATCTCTCTGATGATGGTGGTGTCCATCTTTGTGGCAGCTGTGAACGCCGAGTTCTACGCGATTCCTGCATTCGTCGTCTCTGCGATCGTCATGGCCGGGATCGGGACTGGCCTCGTCTGGCAGTATCGTGGCGCGGATCCGCCGGAAAAACGCGAGGCGATGGTCACAGCTGCATCAGCATGGGCGTTGATCGGTGTCCTCGGTGGGTTGCCATTCCTCCTCATCGCCTGGACGATCCAGATCGATCCGTTTCCTGTCTGGACCAACACGCCACCGATGGATTCGACAACTGAGGTATTCCTCCGTCCGCTGGATGCGGTATTCGAGAGCATGAGCGGCTTCACCGGGACCGGTCTCACGATGGCTGCTGTCGAAGAAGAACTGCCCCGATCGCTCCACTGGTGGCGATCGTTCATCGAGTGGGTCGGTGGCGTCGGCGTGATTGTGCTAACCGTCGCCATCCTCCGGCGGGGCGGGGGACGCAGTGGTTCGTACACCCTCTACGAGAGCGAAGCCCGCTCGGAAAAGATCCATCCGAGTATCGTGACGACCGTCCGGGAGATTTGGAAGATCTTCGTGGGTCTCACGCTCGGCTCGATCATCCTGTTTGTGCTCGTCGGGATGCCGCTGTGGGATGCGATTAACCATGGGATGACTGGTATAGCGACGGGCGGGTTCTCCGTGCACGCGGATTCGATTGGCCATTACGGCAGCCCATTGATCGAGTATGCAACGGTACCGGTGATGGTCGCAGGGAGTATCGCCTTCCCCGTCCACTATCTGATCTTCAAGGGAGAAATCCGGAACTTCTACACCGATCTGCAAACGCGGTGGGTGTTCATCTGGTTCACTATCGGCTCACTCCTGTTGACAGTGATCCTCTACGCGAACGGCCAGTACTCTTCGCTCGAAGAGACGTTTCGGATCAGCCTCTTCCAGTTCGTCTCGGCGACGTCGAACACCGGCTTTGGCAGTACGACGATTGGCGGTGGGACGGAACAGGTCTGGAGTGCCGGTGCGACACTGCTTGCGTGTGTCGGGATGCTCACTGGCGCGGCGGCCGGTTCGACGGTCAGTGGCCTGAAACTCATCCGGGTTGCTACGCTCGTCAAAGGGACAGTCTGGCAGATTCAAGAGGTGTTCCACCCGTCGAGTGCGATTCGGTACATGAATATCGATGGCCGGCGACTCGACGAGGAACAGGCCCAGCGCGAGTACACGGAAGCGACAGTCGTGTTCGTCCTCTGGCTCACATTTCTGGCGATCGGTGTTACTGTCCTCTTGCGGGTCCTCTCACCGGCCCATCCGCTGGAATACGTGATCTTCGACGTGATGAGCGCCCAAAGCAACGTGGGGCTCGATTCCGGGATTACTGGCCCGACCATGCCTGCCCCCGCCAAAGGGATGTTGATCATCAACATGTGGGTCGGGCGGCTTGAAATCATTCCAGTGGCCGTGTTGGTCGGCTCGCTCCTCCAACGCCTTAATTTATACCGATAA
- a CDS encoding homing endonuclease associated repeat-containing protein has product MTPTRNQLLAELQELAADLGRAPFPDEIAKKGSFALPEYRAEFGSWAHALSVADLEQPTGKRIPQDALIAELKRLAAKLEKVPAEQDMYEKGRHGLSTYKNRFGSWNEALAAADLDSRPDRTQKSRDALLSEIKRITDDLGHTPTKREMSTYGNFSPVTYRHRFGSWNEAIEAAGFESQSPKERIPEEELINELQRVGDANDSIPSSTDMDRDGEFSSGTYFNRFGSWTAALEVAGFEPDSK; this is encoded by the coding sequence ATGACGCCGACCCGAAACCAGTTACTCGCTGAACTGCAGGAACTCGCCGCCGATCTCGGCAGGGCTCCATTCCCAGACGAAATAGCAAAAAAGGGATCGTTTGCTCTGCCGGAATACAGAGCGGAGTTCGGGTCGTGGGCCCACGCGCTGTCAGTAGCCGATCTTGAGCAACCGACTGGCAAGCGTATTCCTCAGGACGCACTCATTGCTGAACTCAAACGACTTGCCGCCAAGTTAGAGAAGGTCCCCGCAGAACAAGATATGTACGAGAAGGGGCGGCACGGACTCAGCACCTACAAGAATCGCTTCGGTTCGTGGAATGAGGCACTGGCGGCTGCGGATCTGGATAGTCGCCCCGACAGGACACAAAAGTCACGCGATGCACTTCTGAGTGAAATCAAGCGAATCACGGACGACCTTGGACACACCCCAACAAAGCGCGAGATGAGTACGTATGGAAACTTCAGTCCGGTGACCTACCGTCATCGCTTTGGCTCTTGGAATGAAGCAATTGAGGCTGCTGGGTTCGAATCACAGTCGCCAAAGGAAAGAATACCCGAAGAAGAATTAATCAACGAATTGCAGCGTGTGGGGGACGCGAATGACAGTATCCCCTCGTCAACGGATATGGATCGAGACGGAGAATTTAGTTCAGGCACCTACTTTAATCGGTTTGGCTCCTGGACTGCTGCACTTGAGGTTGCAGGGTTTGAACCGGACAGCAAGTGA
- a CDS encoding IS4 family transposase has translation MRRLTTLFPSEFLEEHAEELGVVEREGKLQVPVLVWALVFGFAAGESRTLAGFRRSYNSTADETISPGGFYHRLTPTLAEYLRDLVETALDEVAVPDAVDADIDRFRDVMIADGTVLRLHEFLSDEFQARHEEQAGATLHLLHNATDKTIERIDVTDEKTHDSTLFNTGSWLQGRLVLLDLAYFKYRRFALIDENDGYFVSRLKKSANPVITEELREWRGRAIPLEGKQIHDVVDDLSRKYIDVEVEAEFKRGPYEGTRSLDTKRFRVVGVRDEDADDYHLYITNLPREEFLPADLATLYRCRWEVETLFRELKTQYELDEFDTSDPDVVEILLYAALLSLLVSRELLDLVTEQADDEIVFPPERWAATFRSHAQLILHELGEYLGYSPPPLLERLIEDAQKIHQQRPILQETLATATQPRCES, from the coding sequence ATGCGTCGGCTCACTACACTGTTTCCCTCCGAGTTCCTCGAAGAGCACGCCGAGGAACTCGGCGTGGTCGAACGAGAGGGAAAACTCCAGGTTCCAGTCCTCGTGTGGGCGCTCGTGTTCGGCTTCGCCGCAGGCGAGAGCCGAACACTCGCTGGGTTCAGACGCAGCTACAACTCCACAGCTGACGAAACGATCTCGCCCGGTGGCTTCTATCACCGGTTGACACCGACGCTGGCGGAGTACCTCCGCGACCTCGTCGAGACCGCGCTCGACGAGGTCGCTGTTCCCGACGCTGTTGACGCTGATATCGACCGATTCAGGGACGTGATGATTGCTGATGGAACGGTGTTGCGGCTCCACGAGTTCCTCTCTGATGAGTTCCAAGCCCGTCACGAGGAGCAGGCTGGAGCGACGCTCCACCTGCTCCATAACGCCACCGACAAGACAATTGAACGGATCGACGTAACGGACGAGAAAACGCACGACAGCACGTTGTTCAATACAGGTTCGTGGCTGCAAGGACGGCTCGTTTTGCTCGATCTAGCGTACTTCAAGTACCGCCGCTTCGCGTTAATCGACGAGAACGACGGCTACTTCGTGAGTCGGCTGAAGAAGAGCGCGAACCCGGTGATAACAGAGGAATTACGGGAATGGCGCGGGCGCGCCATTCCCTTAGAGGGCAAGCAGATCCACGATGTGGTCGATGACCTCTCGCGGAAGTACATCGACGTAGAGGTCGAGGCGGAGTTCAAGCGAGGACCGTACGAAGGGACGCGCTCGCTGGATACGAAGCGGTTCCGCGTCGTCGGCGTCCGCGACGAGGACGCCGACGACTACCATCTCTACATCACGAATCTGCCGAGAGAGGAGTTTCTCCCGGCAGATCTAGCAACGCTGTATCGGTGTCGCTGGGAAGTAGAAACGTTGTTCCGTGAGCTGAAGACACAGTACGAACTGGATGAATTCGACACAAGCGACCCGGATGTCGTGGAGATTCTGCTGTATGCGGCGTTGCTGTCACTGCTGGTGAGTCGTGAGCTGTTGGATCTGGTCACTGAGCAGGCTGACGATGAGATCGTGTTTCCGCCGGAACGCTGGGCGGCGACCTTCCGGTCGCACGCCCAGCTCATCCTCCACGAACTCGGTGAGTACCTTGGCTACTCGCCACCGCCGCTGTTGGAGCGGCTGATCGAAGACGCACAGAAGATCCACCAGCAACGACCGATCTTACAAGAGACGCTCGCTACCGCCACGCAACCGAGGTGTGAGTCTTAG
- a CDS encoding PemB family protein: MTKRRKFLLGMGSLAAGGAAAIGSGAFTNVEASRSMDVAVAGDESAYLSLAPTGSPNSQDYVSVSNGQIQLNLGETDNNGSGFNKDAVTEIDNLLQVANQGTQTIYFWVTLSGGNDFDDGNLYFYPNGDADDALNNGDGTSDGDSVLGLTPGESATIGLQANLGDISDTSVENLTATFHASASRGAADASDPVDDSGGSFSIVANDGSGDFTNLQTAINNAQGSTIAVKDTGTPYTVSNPKLEIDKQGLEIRGLRGKPTVEYKGGYPDSSGPFPNEPAISISAADVTLESLRFEIFGVGSSGSNSLKITGGSPLVQITDLGTEMTNVDLSMEGTFDGSPGFVAFNVPASKGTGEAVFEYVLAEDNTGGDPNGNAWLSTAGLFRDTSSGWETWTNGGTNVARTATIRNSEFKNGITVDAHPGNNQSIEITDNSFYGGSNDAGTSEGIQPSPSGGGVTIESNAFEYVLDVDDEGDSNEKIKFAGLPKTINGSNVGDVSMAQKVGEDNQQADGSGDYEDAAVLIVGVDGGPYSNSTYEMYSS; this comes from the coding sequence ATGACAAAACGACGCAAGTTCCTGCTCGGAATGGGATCGCTCGCCGCCGGTGGGGCGGCTGCAATAGGTAGTGGCGCGTTCACGAATGTTGAAGCCTCTCGGTCTATGGATGTCGCGGTTGCCGGTGACGAAAGTGCGTATCTCAGCCTTGCACCGACTGGTAGTCCGAATTCACAAGACTACGTTTCGGTCAGTAACGGACAGATCCAACTAAATCTTGGTGAGACTGACAACAATGGTAGTGGGTTCAATAAAGACGCGGTGACAGAAATTGACAATCTTCTTCAAGTTGCCAACCAAGGAACCCAGACGATCTATTTCTGGGTCACACTTTCCGGTGGCAATGACTTCGACGATGGTAACCTCTACTTCTACCCTAACGGCGATGCAGATGATGCGCTGAACAACGGAGACGGCACGTCAGATGGCGATTCAGTCCTTGGTCTCACGCCCGGTGAGAGCGCTACTATTGGCTTACAAGCTAACCTGGGAGATATCTCCGACACGTCCGTGGAGAACCTGACCGCCACGTTCCACGCGAGTGCGAGCCGCGGGGCGGCGGACGCGTCCGATCCGGTTGACGACTCTGGTGGTTCGTTCAGTATCGTCGCAAACGACGGGAGCGGAGACTTCACCAACCTCCAGACCGCGATCAACAACGCACAAGGATCCACGATTGCGGTGAAAGACACCGGGACACCTTACACCGTCTCCAATCCGAAGCTTGAAATCGACAAGCAAGGCCTCGAAATCCGCGGACTCAGGGGCAAACCCACCGTCGAATATAAGGGTGGATACCCAGACTCAAGCGGTCCATTCCCTAACGAACCTGCAATCTCGATCTCGGCCGCCGACGTCACGCTGGAAAGCCTGCGGTTTGAAATCTTCGGTGTCGGCTCCAGTGGTTCGAACAGCCTGAAAATTACTGGTGGGAGTCCGCTGGTCCAGATCACCGACCTCGGCACAGAGATGACCAATGTCGACCTGTCGATGGAGGGCACCTTTGACGGATCACCCGGTTTCGTTGCGTTCAACGTACCCGCAAGCAAGGGTACCGGCGAGGCCGTTTTCGAATATGTCCTCGCCGAAGACAACACTGGCGGAGATCCAAACGGTAATGCGTGGCTCTCAACTGCTGGGCTATTCCGAGATACCTCATCGGGATGGGAGACCTGGACCAACGGTGGCACCAATGTGGCTCGAACAGCCACTATTCGAAACAGTGAATTCAAGAACGGGATCACAGTTGACGCGCACCCGGGGAATAACCAATCGATAGAAATCACGGATAACTCGTTCTACGGAGGTTCCAACGATGCGGGGACTTCCGAAGGGATTCAGCCCAGTCCCTCCGGAGGAGGAGTTACAATTGAGAGTAATGCATTCGAATACGTCTTGGATGTAGATGATGAGGGTGATAGCAACGAGAAGATCAAATTCGCTGGCCTTCCAAAGACAATCAACGGCAGCAACGTGGGTGACGTGTCTATGGCACAGAAGGTCGGTGAAGATAACCAACAGGCCGATGGGTCAGGAGATTATGAAGATGCCGCGGTACTGATTGTGGGCGTAGACGGTGGACCCTACTCTAATTCCACCTACGAGATGTATTCTAGTTAG
- a CDS encoding NAD-dependent epimerase/dehydratase family protein: protein MDVLILGGTGLISTAITRQLDAAGHDVTVCNRGESDAAIPESVDRVRADRFGDDFPSRVSGTDPEVVIDMLCFSTSDAELAIEAFGGRIEQYVLTSTIDAYRRPVESNPVPESAPRRPPTSDYGARKANAEDAIREAHDRGAFAATIVRPWTTYGPHGDGNLCHTFGVDTTYLRRLRDGDPIVVHGDGTGLWGPAHRRDVAGAYVGAVGNRTAYGETYNVTAESFPTWNEYYRTLADALDAPEPDLVHVPTDVLLEVAPEKTDFLTDHGRYSTIFDISKARRDLNYEQSIGLERGAREVIEYLEDRDAITSEDDAFIDALVAEWQETRDGFLERFER from the coding sequence ATGGACGTGCTCATCCTCGGTGGTACGGGCCTCATCTCGACAGCGATCACCCGGCAACTCGACGCCGCCGGCCACGACGTGACCGTGTGCAACCGCGGCGAGAGCGACGCCGCGATCCCGGAATCGGTCGATCGCGTCCGCGCGGACCGGTTCGGCGACGACTTCCCGTCGCGGGTCTCGGGCACCGACCCCGAGGTAGTGATCGACATGCTGTGTTTCTCCACGAGCGACGCCGAGCTCGCCATCGAGGCGTTCGGCGGGCGAATCGAGCAATACGTGCTTACCTCGACGATCGATGCCTACCGCCGTCCGGTCGAGTCGAATCCCGTTCCCGAGAGTGCGCCGCGTCGCCCGCCGACCAGCGACTACGGAGCGAGGAAGGCCAACGCCGAAGACGCGATCCGCGAGGCCCACGACCGCGGTGCGTTCGCCGCCACGATCGTCCGGCCGTGGACGACCTACGGCCCGCACGGCGACGGCAACCTCTGTCACACCTTCGGAGTCGATACGACCTACCTGCGACGGCTCCGGGACGGCGACCCGATCGTCGTCCACGGCGACGGGACTGGACTGTGGGGACCGGCCCACCGCCGGGACGTCGCCGGCGCTTACGTCGGGGCGGTCGGCAACCGCACCGCCTACGGCGAAACCTACAACGTCACTGCAGAGTCGTTCCCGACCTGGAACGAGTACTACCGGACGCTCGCAGACGCCCTCGACGCACCCGAACCGGACCTGGTTCACGTGCCGACCGACGTGCTGCTTGAGGTCGCGCCCGAGAAGACGGATTTCCTGACCGATCACGGCCGCTACAGCACGATCTTCGACATTTCGAAGGCGCGTCGGGATCTGAACTACGAGCAGTCGATCGGACTGGAACGGGGCGCCCGCGAAGTGATCGAGTATCTCGAAGACAGGGATGCGATCACCAGCGAGGACGACGCGTTCATCGACGCGCTCGTCGCCGAGTGGCAGGAGACCAGAGACGGATTTCTCGAGCGCTTCGAGCGCTGA
- a CDS encoding Hsp70 family protein translates to MVEGYAVGIDLGTTNSAIAAVTGDEPEIIPNSDGDRTTPSVVMIDENDETVVGQPAANQAVSKAARTVQHIKRHMGDDDYAVEIDDEQYRPEQVSALILSRLLADAEAYLGRDVDSAVITVPAYFGDAERQATRSAGEIAGIDVEHVMTEPTAACLAYGLQETGDADTSESHEKRHVFVYDLGGGTFDATLVEIDLEHNHIEVKNTDGNRRLGGEDWTQRIVDHLAEIAKEEGDVEIAGDPEQEQRLYDAAVRAKHDLSSREQTEVTVPYLGPNYNLETTLTRETLQELTADLLDQTIDEVDELFERSEHAIEEVDEVLLIGGATRMAQVQETVESYFGMEPLRSINPDEAVALGAATQAELMSASGDTTADDVLPGEEEDLLLVDVTPQPIGIELHDGDFAPVVEQDEKVPISRSDDRFTTVMDDQTGVRFPIYQGQAEEAEDNTKLGEMVLSGIPKAPAGEPTLEINFEVQSDGTLEASATHFESGESVDTTIESGVRLSEKEIEQMREALPTLKDRAVAGAEQKEA, encoded by the coding sequence ATGGTAGAAGGGTACGCAGTGGGGATCGACCTCGGAACGACCAACAGCGCTATCGCTGCGGTCACGGGGGACGAACCCGAGATTATTCCGAACAGCGACGGCGACCGGACGACACCGTCGGTCGTCATGATCGACGAGAACGACGAGACGGTGGTGGGACAGCCGGCGGCCAACCAGGCGGTCAGCAAGGCAGCGCGCACGGTACAGCACATCAAGCGCCACATGGGCGACGACGACTACGCCGTCGAGATCGACGACGAACAGTACCGCCCGGAACAGGTCTCGGCGCTCATCCTCTCGCGACTGCTGGCCGACGCCGAAGCGTATCTCGGTCGTGACGTCGACTCGGCGGTGATCACCGTCCCGGCGTACTTCGGCGACGCCGAGCGGCAGGCGACTCGCAGCGCCGGCGAGATCGCCGGTATCGACGTCGAGCACGTCATGACCGAGCCGACGGCGGCCTGCCTGGCCTACGGGCTTCAGGAGACCGGCGACGCCGACACTTCGGAGTCCCACGAGAAGCGGCACGTGTTCGTCTACGACCTCGGCGGCGGGACCTTCGACGCGACGCTCGTCGAGATCGACCTCGAACACAATCACATCGAAGTGAAGAACACCGACGGCAACCGCCGCCTCGGCGGCGAGGACTGGACCCAGCGGATCGTCGACCACCTCGCCGAGATCGCAAAGGAGGAAGGCGACGTCGAGATCGCCGGCGATCCCGAACAGGAACAGCGTCTCTACGACGCCGCCGTGCGGGCGAAACACGACCTGTCCAGCCGCGAGCAGACCGAGGTCACCGTTCCGTATCTCGGTCCCAACTACAACCTGGAGACGACGCTCACCCGAGAAACACTCCAGGAACTGACCGCGGACCTGCTCGATCAGACCATCGACGAGGTCGACGAACTGTTCGAGCGCTCCGAGCACGCGATCGAGGAGGTCGACGAGGTGCTGTTGATCGGCGGGGCGACCAGGATGGCGCAGGTCCAGGAGACCGTCGAATCGTACTTCGGGATGGAGCCGCTTCGCTCGATCAACCCCGACGAGGCCGTCGCGCTCGGTGCGGCGACTCAGGCCGAACTGATGTCGGCCAGCGGTGACACCACCGCCGACGACGTGTTGCCCGGCGAGGAAGAGGACCTGCTGCTGGTCGACGTGACGCCCCAGCCGATCGGGATCGAACTGCACGACGGCGATTTCGCCCCGGTCGTCGAGCAGGACGAGAAGGTCCCGATCAGCCGGAGCGACGATCGGTTCACGACGGTCATGGACGACCAGACTGGCGTCCGGTTCCCCATCTATCAGGGACAGGCAGAGGAGGCCGAGGACAACACCAAACTCGGCGAGATGGTGCTGTCGGGCATCCCGAAAGCACCCGCGGGCGAGCCGACCCTGGAGATCAACTTCGAGGTCCAATCCGACGGGACCCTCGAGGCGTCAGCCACGCACTTCGAGTCCGGCGAATCGGTCGATACGACGATCGAATCGGGCGTCCGGCTCTCAGAGAAGGAGATCGAGCAGATGCGAGAAGCGCTACCGACGCTGAAAGACCGCGCGGTCGCCGGGGCCGAACAGAAGGAAGCGTAG
- a CDS encoding amidohydrolase has product MTAPADRIVTNVEGHTLTEPDETFEAVAIRDGRIVRVGRAEEVRFLEGVETDTHDFDGATLLPGFVDAHTHMDILGRRQVETDLGDASGPREAVSRLQVGAEDDGWILGFGYDESTWEASRYLTREDLDRVSDDRPVAAFREDLHVVSVNGVALDRLEADLPDEDVRTEGGEPTGVLVESALEAVTDAIAPDADQTREYLRAAQSVALDRGVTAVHDMIRNRHVPGVYRELDLAGELDLRVRLNYWADFLDALEATGARTNHGSDRVETGAIKTYTDGSIGGRTAKLSRPYADADTDGTWVRDPDDLAVLVERVADGGFQMAAHAIGDAAIEAVLDAYEDTEGGRHRIEHAELLTDEAIERLADAGTVVSAQPNFHRWARPNGLYETALGPERRARTNRFAALRDAGVRLAFGSDCMPLDPLFGVRQAVTAPESSQRLSVTEALRAYTLGGAYAGFDEDRLGTVEPGKRADLVALAESPWEVPDATIDDIDVVATLVGGEIVADSR; this is encoded by the coding sequence ATGACCGCGCCGGCCGACCGGATCGTCACGAACGTCGAGGGACACACGCTGACCGAACCCGACGAGACCTTCGAAGCGGTCGCGATCCGGGACGGTCGGATCGTCCGGGTCGGCCGGGCCGAGGAGGTCCGGTTTCTGGAGGGCGTCGAGACCGACACGCACGACTTCGACGGCGCGACGCTGTTGCCCGGGTTCGTCGACGCCCACACACACATGGATATCCTGGGCCGGCGACAGGTCGAGACCGACCTCGGGGACGCGTCCGGACCACGAGAGGCCGTTTCCCGGCTTCAGGTCGGGGCTGAAGACGACGGCTGGATCCTCGGGTTCGGATACGACGAGTCGACTTGGGAGGCGTCGCGGTATCTCACGCGCGAGGACCTCGATCGCGTCAGCGACGATCGGCCGGTCGCGGCCTTCCGCGAGGACCTGCACGTCGTCTCGGTCAACGGCGTCGCGCTCGATCGGCTCGAAGCGGACCTGCCAGACGAGGACGTCCGGACAGAGGGCGGCGAGCCGACCGGCGTGCTCGTCGAGAGCGCGCTGGAGGCCGTCACCGACGCGATCGCACCCGACGCCGACCAGACGAGGGAGTACCTGCGTGCCGCCCAGTCGGTCGCGCTCGACCGCGGTGTCACGGCCGTTCACGACATGATCCGCAATCGGCACGTCCCGGGCGTCTACCGGGAACTGGATCTCGCTGGCGAACTCGACCTCCGGGTGCGGCTCAACTACTGGGCCGACTTCCTGGACGCGCTCGAAGCGACCGGTGCACGAACCAACCACGGCAGCGACCGGGTCGAGACGGGCGCGATCAAGACCTACACCGACGGGTCGATCGGCGGTCGAACGGCGAAGCTCTCCCGGCCGTACGCCGACGCGGACACGGACGGCACCTGGGTTCGCGATCCCGACGACCTCGCCGTGCTGGTCGAGCGAGTCGCGGACGGCGGCTTCCAGATGGCCGCCCACGCGATCGGTGACGCGGCGATCGAGGCCGTCCTCGACGCCTACGAGGACACCGAGGGCGGCCGCCACCGGATCGAGCACGCCGAGTTGCTGACCGACGAGGCGATCGAGCGGCTCGCCGACGCCGGGACCGTCGTCTCGGCCCAGCCGAACTTCCACCGCTGGGCGCGGCCGAACGGCCTCTACGAGACGGCGCTCGGTCCCGAGCGGCGGGCGCGAACCAACCGGTTCGCGGCGTTGCGGGACGCGGGCGTCCGACTGGCGTTCGGGAGCGACTGCATGCCGCTCGATCCGCTGTTCGGCGTTCGACAGGCCGTCACCGCGCCCGAATCGAGCCAGCGACTGTCGGTCACCGAGGCGTTGCGGGCCTACACGCTCGGCGGTGCCTACGCTGGCTTCGACGAGGACCGGCTGGGAACGGTCGAGCCGGGAAAGCGAGCCGATCTGGTCGCACTCGCGGAGTCGCCCTGGGAGGTTCCCGACGCGACGATCGACGACATCGACGTCGTGGCGACGCTGGTGGGCGGCGAGATCGTCGCAGACAGTCGCTAG